The following proteins come from a genomic window of Corallococcus sp. NCRR:
- a CDS encoding DUF72 domain-containing protein produces MPILQRMAAIHLGTSGYVYKHWKGLFYPDGLPVRRWLPYYARVFSTVELNATFYRLPTEAAVDGWREQVPRGFRFACKGSRFLTHLKRLKEVGEGVALFHSRVLRLGSRLGPVLWQLPPNMTKPDPERLERFLAHLPGGVQHVFEFRHSAWYHPEVFALLDAYGAAVCEHDLVDVPVPRPTGGFRYLRFHGAQGRYEGRYGRRALRRVADDLKAWRDAGRTAWVFFNNDLRGHALMDAFDLADLLGEPLHRQDGGARPSP; encoded by the coding sequence ATGCCCATCCTCCAGCGCATGGCGGCCATCCACCTGGGAACGAGCGGCTACGTCTACAAGCACTGGAAGGGGCTCTTCTATCCGGACGGGCTGCCGGTCCGCCGCTGGCTCCCCTACTACGCGCGCGTGTTCTCCACCGTGGAGCTCAACGCCACGTTCTACCGCCTGCCCACGGAGGCGGCCGTGGACGGCTGGCGGGAGCAGGTGCCGCGCGGGTTCCGCTTCGCGTGCAAGGGCAGCCGCTTCCTCACGCACCTGAAGCGCCTCAAGGAGGTCGGCGAGGGCGTGGCGCTCTTCCACTCGCGGGTCCTCCGCCTGGGCAGCCGGCTGGGGCCCGTCCTGTGGCAGCTGCCGCCGAACATGACGAAGCCGGACCCCGAGCGGCTGGAGCGCTTCCTCGCCCACCTGCCGGGCGGCGTCCAGCACGTCTTCGAGTTCCGGCACTCGGCCTGGTACCACCCGGAGGTGTTCGCGCTGCTGGACGCGTATGGCGCGGCGGTGTGCGAGCACGACCTCGTGGACGTGCCGGTCCCCCGCCCCACCGGCGGCTTCCGCTACCTGCGCTTCCACGGCGCTCAGGGGCGCTACGAGGGCCGCTATGGACGCCGCGCGCTCCGGCGGGTGGCGGACGATTTGAAGGCCTGGCGCGACGCGGGCCGGACGGCGTGGGTGTTCTTCAACAACGACCTGCGGGGGCACGCGCTGATGGACGCGTTCGACCTGGCGGACCTGCTGGGGGAACCCCTGCACCGTCAAGACGGCGGCGCCCGGCCCTCCCCATGA
- a CDS encoding OmpA family protein has protein sequence MAFNLIEAVGSQFMQKGLLQKISGSLGEDPQATTKALPGAIAAVAAGVADQGGNEAGAHRLLTKLNESGYTGPDAPPRTGGVGEGLLDEEESGKGMLSGIFGNKLGGVTEGLARFGGMRNAGSATRLLSLAAPMLMGVLGKQVRDQRMGSSGLMQLLNGQRNNIAAALPAGLGGILGFGGARHAVAEVIEPHRETVTQVRETAPVREAHTVRETTPRTTYNRPPEKKKSIAGWAVPLALLALVALAWGALRGRRHESARAPQVTRTTTPPPQDRVAQTPQPARPTTPPPPTQPQATQPTPPATGGSGTVGNEGTGGSGTQPSEGANMAADAGTGGSGGDVEKETAGAAETQEQQTEGTGGSGQEKMRVSDPNSLREAINGPSAEQGFVLEGVEFKTGSSQLTKSSQRMVGELGDVLQEKSDTRVRINGFTDSTGNADTNRQLSESRAESVRRALVRRGIPQDRIEVSGEGDANPIASNDTPEGRVQNRRIEVQVLGQ, from the coding sequence ATGGCGTTCAATCTGATCGAAGCAGTCGGCTCACAGTTCATGCAGAAGGGATTGCTCCAGAAGATCAGCGGTTCGCTCGGCGAGGATCCGCAGGCCACCACCAAGGCGCTGCCGGGCGCCATCGCCGCCGTGGCCGCGGGCGTCGCGGACCAGGGCGGAAACGAGGCCGGTGCCCACCGCCTGCTGACGAAGCTCAACGAGAGCGGCTACACCGGACCCGACGCGCCCCCGCGCACGGGCGGCGTCGGCGAGGGGCTCCTCGACGAGGAGGAGAGCGGGAAGGGGATGCTGAGCGGAATCTTCGGCAACAAGCTGGGCGGCGTCACCGAGGGGCTCGCGCGCTTCGGGGGGATGCGCAACGCCGGCTCGGCGACGCGGCTGTTGTCCCTGGCCGCCCCCATGCTGATGGGCGTCCTGGGCAAGCAGGTGCGTGATCAGCGCATGGGCTCCTCCGGGCTGATGCAACTGCTCAACGGCCAGCGCAACAACATCGCCGCCGCGCTGCCCGCGGGCCTGGGCGGCATCCTGGGCTTCGGCGGTGCGCGCCACGCGGTCGCGGAGGTCATCGAACCCCACCGCGAGACCGTGACCCAGGTCCGTGAGACCGCCCCCGTGCGCGAGGCCCACACCGTGCGCGAGACGACGCCCCGGACGACGTACAACCGTCCGCCAGAGAAGAAGAAGAGCATCGCCGGCTGGGCGGTGCCGCTGGCCCTGCTCGCCCTGGTCGCGCTCGCGTGGGGTGCCCTGCGCGGACGCAGGCACGAGTCCGCGCGGGCGCCGCAGGTGACCCGCACCACGACGCCTCCTCCGCAGGACCGCGTCGCGCAGACCCCCCAGCCCGCGAGGCCCACGACGCCCCCGCCCCCGACCCAGCCGCAGGCCACGCAGCCGACCCCGCCCGCGACGGGCGGATCCGGCACGGTGGGGAACGAGGGCACCGGCGGCTCCGGCACGCAGCCGAGCGAGGGCGCCAACATGGCGGCGGACGCGGGCACGGGCGGCTCCGGCGGCGACGTGGAGAAGGAGACCGCGGGCGCGGCGGAGACCCAGGAGCAGCAGACCGAGGGCACCGGCGGCTCGGGCCAGGAGAAGATGCGCGTGAGCGACCCCAACAGCCTGCGTGAGGCCATCAACGGCCCGAGCGCGGAGCAGGGCTTCGTGCTGGAGGGCGTGGAGTTCAAGACGGGCTCGTCGCAGCTCACCAAGAGCAGCCAGCGCATGGTGGGCGAGCTGGGGGACGTGCTGCAGGAGAAGTCCGATACGCGCGTGCGCATCAACGGCTTCACCGACTCCACCGGCAACGCGGACACCAACCGCCAGCTGTCGGAGAGCCGCGCGGAGAGCGTGCGCCGGGCGCTCGTGCGCCGGGGCATCCCGCAGGACCGCATCGAGGTCAGCGGCGAGGGTGACGCGAATCCCATCGCCTCCAACGACACTCCCGAGGGCCGCGTGCAGAACCGCCGCATCGAGGTGCAGGTGCTCGGTCAGTAA
- a CDS encoding SpoIID/LytB domain-containing protein — protein MAVLIAALVAGTAPDVESTGAVLPAADAQAHSASRPARSSPAAGSLADASASSASVSRARQPVADAQVDVRILSKHRPARLRLDGPRSLEVVASGNTLVVDGRPQPHALRLDAGRWHVRGRGLDRRYESSLSLEAQDGELIVVATFALETYVAAVTASETEVDTPFEALRAQAITARSYVLASGKRHDEARACDLTHCQVLRGEGFARHLRRARDAARLTEGVVLRLPSGAVALAPFHASCGGHTAEPVAVFGAPDLTGAAAVPDRCPASPWRAVVPRALVTAAASAAVGGPAQAEDLLLDRDSSGAVVRIVDRASGREGRGDAFFRALGARAGWDRIRSARFSMTLGGDQALLEGQGHGHGVGLCQAGAALLARQGWTAEQVLAHYFPRALLEKPQSK, from the coding sequence GTGGCCGTGCTCATCGCCGCGCTGGTGGCGGGCACGGCGCCTGACGTCGAGAGCACGGGCGCCGTGTTACCGGCGGCCGATGCACAAGCCCACTCTGCTTCACGGCCCGCGAGATCGTCGCCAGCCGCCGGTTCACTGGCCGATGCGAGCGCATCCTCCGCGTCGGTCTCCCGCGCGCGTCAGCCCGTGGCCGATGCGCAGGTCGACGTGCGCATCCTGTCCAAGCACCGGCCCGCACGGTTGCGGCTGGACGGTCCGCGCTCACTGGAGGTCGTGGCTTCGGGGAACACGCTCGTTGTCGATGGCAGGCCCCAGCCTCATGCGCTGCGGCTCGACGCTGGCCGTTGGCATGTGCGGGGCCGTGGCCTGGATCGGCGCTACGAGTCCTCGCTTTCGCTGGAGGCCCAGGACGGTGAGCTGATCGTCGTCGCCACCTTCGCGCTGGAGACCTACGTCGCCGCCGTCACCGCGAGCGAGACCGAGGTCGACACCCCTTTCGAGGCGCTTCGTGCACAGGCCATCACCGCGCGCAGCTACGTGCTCGCTTCTGGCAAGCGGCACGATGAGGCCCGGGCGTGCGATCTCACCCACTGCCAGGTCCTTCGCGGAGAAGGCTTCGCCCGCCACCTGCGCCGCGCCCGCGATGCCGCCCGCTTGACGGAAGGCGTCGTGCTGCGCCTTCCCAGCGGCGCCGTGGCCCTGGCTCCGTTTCACGCAAGCTGCGGCGGACATACGGCCGAGCCCGTGGCCGTGTTCGGTGCCCCGGACCTCACCGGCGCCGCCGCCGTGCCGGACCGGTGTCCCGCGTCGCCGTGGCGCGCTGTCGTGCCTCGCGCGCTGGTGACGGCCGCCGCTTCGGCCGCGGTCGGTGGCCCCGCGCAGGCGGAGGATCTGCTGCTGGACCGCGACTCTAGCGGCGCGGTGGTCCGCATCGTGGACCGCGCTTCGGGACGCGAAGGCCGGGGTGACGCGTTCTTCCGCGCGCTCGGGGCGCGGGCGGGTTGGGATCGGATCCGCAGCGCGCGGTTCTCGATGACGCTTGGCGGTGACCAGGCACTCCTCGAAGGGCAGGGCCACGGCCACGGCGTCGGACTCTGCCAGGCCGGCGCGGCCCTGCTCGCACGGCAGGGCTGGACCGCGGAGCAGGTGCTCGCGCACTACTTCCCGCGCGCCCTCCTGGAGAAGCCCCAGAGCAAGTGA
- the pbpC gene encoding penicillin-binding protein 1C produces MAVLAALLVVGCAGFIAWPLPGTLLSREALSSLVLTDRTGHALREVLSREDGRSVGLPEGRIPPKVRQAFIAAEDQRFTRHPGVDVVAVARAARDNVSAGRIVSGASTIPQQLARRLVPRERSWWGKAGEALWALRLTLHLSKEQVLLEYLDRVPLGNSTFGVEAAARRYFGRPAERLSVGQAALLAGMARSPARRDPYRRPEMAQAGMRDVLSRMVEEGFLTKEEARLAEETPLDLVPPERVFEVPHLTTALLQRLPEMGLDRASRIETTIDPALQASVEKAITEELRGLAHRRVGEAAAIVIDNASGEVLAYVGSSDFLDEEKGGQNDGVRSLRQPGSALKPFAYGLALSKGFTPSSVLADVEVHLATPGGAYVPKNYDRRVHGPVRLRAALASSYNIPAVRVADALGPEQVLRVLREAGFQSLTESASHYGVGIVLGNGDVTLRELARAYRGLARGGVVGPLREVRAAFGPDGKPLRIPQELEEHRFLAARPVELLTDVLADEAARAPAFGLDNALRLPFRVAAKTGTSRAHVDNWAAGFTRERTVAVWVGNFDGTPMRGVSGITGAGPVFARVMALAMQGIRAAPLVDRSHFESAEICPLSGERAGPNCPGAMKEVYLPGTAPRHTCTMHRGDGSLDVGPAYLAWAQAEGLASTSVSAEGGPGMQPGFILPANGDEFLVEPELPESAQAVPVRVMAPQGAKLLELRTDDGRRIELRPPFVTRLPAVAGERRLELWAPGGSEPLAVTRFRVR; encoded by the coding sequence GTGGCTGTTCTGGCGGCGCTCCTGGTGGTGGGCTGCGCGGGCTTCATCGCGTGGCCCCTGCCGGGGACGTTGTTGTCCCGCGAGGCGCTGTCCTCGCTGGTGCTCACCGACCGCACGGGCCACGCCCTGCGCGAGGTGCTGTCCCGCGAGGACGGACGCAGTGTGGGCCTTCCGGAGGGACGCATTCCTCCGAAGGTGCGGCAGGCGTTCATCGCCGCGGAGGATCAACGCTTCACGCGGCACCCGGGCGTGGACGTGGTGGCGGTGGCCCGGGCGGCGCGAGACAACGTGTCCGCCGGGCGCATCGTGTCCGGCGCGTCCACGATTCCGCAGCAGCTGGCGCGCAGGCTGGTGCCCCGCGAGCGCTCGTGGTGGGGCAAGGCCGGCGAGGCGCTGTGGGCGCTGCGGCTGACACTGCACCTGTCCAAGGAGCAGGTGCTGCTGGAGTACCTGGACCGCGTGCCGCTGGGGAACTCCACCTTCGGCGTGGAGGCCGCGGCGCGGCGGTACTTCGGGCGGCCGGCGGAGCGGCTGTCGGTGGGACAGGCGGCGCTGCTCGCGGGGATGGCGCGGTCGCCCGCGCGGAGGGACCCGTACCGGCGGCCGGAGATGGCCCAGGCGGGGATGCGCGACGTGCTGTCGCGCATGGTGGAGGAGGGCTTCCTGACGAAGGAGGAGGCGCGGCTGGCGGAGGAGACGCCGCTGGACCTGGTGCCTCCGGAGCGCGTGTTCGAGGTGCCGCACCTGACGACGGCGCTGCTGCAAAGGCTGCCGGAGATGGGATTGGACCGGGCGTCGCGCATCGAGACGACCATCGACCCCGCGCTCCAGGCGTCCGTGGAGAAGGCCATCACGGAGGAGCTGCGCGGCCTGGCGCACCGGCGCGTGGGTGAAGCGGCGGCCATCGTCATCGACAATGCCTCGGGCGAGGTGCTCGCGTACGTGGGGTCCTCGGACTTCCTGGACGAGGAGAAGGGTGGGCAGAACGACGGCGTGCGCTCGCTGCGGCAGCCGGGGTCGGCGCTCAAGCCGTTCGCGTACGGGCTGGCGCTGAGCAAGGGCTTCACGCCGTCGAGCGTGCTCGCGGACGTGGAGGTGCACCTGGCGACGCCAGGTGGCGCGTACGTGCCGAAGAACTACGACCGGCGCGTGCACGGCCCCGTGCGGCTGCGGGCGGCGCTGGCGTCCAGCTATAACATCCCGGCCGTGCGGGTGGCGGACGCGCTGGGGCCGGAGCAGGTGCTGCGCGTGCTGCGTGAGGCGGGCTTCCAGAGCCTCACGGAGAGTGCATCGCACTACGGCGTGGGCATCGTGCTGGGCAACGGGGACGTGACGCTGCGCGAGCTGGCGCGGGCGTACCGGGGGCTGGCGCGGGGTGGGGTGGTGGGGCCGTTGCGGGAGGTGCGCGCGGCGTTCGGGCCGGATGGCAAGCCGCTGAGGATTCCGCAGGAGCTGGAGGAGCACCGCTTCCTGGCGGCGCGGCCGGTGGAGCTGCTCACGGACGTGCTGGCGGACGAGGCCGCGCGGGCACCGGCCTTCGGTCTGGACAATGCGTTGCGGCTGCCGTTCCGGGTGGCGGCGAAGACGGGGACGAGCCGGGCGCACGTGGACAACTGGGCGGCGGGCTTCACTCGCGAGCGCACGGTGGCGGTCTGGGTGGGCAATTTCGACGGCACGCCGATGCGAGGGGTGTCCGGCATCACGGGCGCGGGCCCGGTGTTCGCGCGGGTGATGGCGCTGGCGATGCAGGGCATCCGGGCCGCGCCGCTGGTGGACCGGAGCCACTTCGAGTCCGCGGAGATCTGCCCGCTGTCCGGCGAGCGAGCGGGCCCGAACTGTCCCGGAGCGATGAAGGAGGTCTACCTGCCGGGCACGGCGCCGCGCCACACGTGCACCATGCACCGGGGCGACGGATCGCTGGACGTGGGCCCGGCGTATCTCGCGTGGGCACAGGCGGAAGGACTGGCCTCCACGTCGGTGAGCGCCGAGGGCGGACCGGGGATGCAGCCCGGCTTCATCCTGCCGGCGAACGGGGACGAGTTCCTGGTGGAGCCCGAGCTGCCCGAAAGCGCGCAGGCGGTGCCCGTGCGGGTGATGGCACCCCAGGGTGCGAAGCTGCTGGAGCTGCGCACGGACGACGGCCGCCGCATCGAGCTGCGTCCGCCCTTCGTGACACGGCTGCCAGCGGTAGCGGGAGAGCGCCGCTTGGAACTCTGGGCGCCCGGTGGCTCCGAGCCGCTGGCGGTGACGCGGTTCCGGGTCCGATGA